In a genomic window of Candidatus Thiothrix sulfatifontis:
- the thrC gene encoding threonine synthase encodes MKYISTRGQAPAQSFSEILLGGLAPDGGLYLPETYPHFSADDLTQMRGMNYRELAFAVLSRFATDIPAADLKAIIDKTYTAEVYCNVRDGENAADITPLHTLEPDLHLLCLSNGPTIAFKDMAMQLLGNLFEYVLAKAGQGINILGATSGDTGSSAEYAMRGKHGVNVFMLSPHGKMSRFQTAQMFSLQDENIFNIAVNGVFDDCQDIVKAVSNDHAFKAANKIGAVNSINWGRVAAQIVYYFKGYFAATDSNDQQVSFAVPSGNFGNVCAGHVARMMGLPIKHLIVATNENDVLDEFFRTGVYRPRGAANTYHTSSPSMDISKASNFERFVFDLVGRDGDKVRGLWNEVDNGGAFDLNADGVFAQVPAFGFQSGVSSHTHRMHTIRYAFETYGVMIDTHTADGLKVALEQREAGVPMLVLETALPAKFEESIQEALGCDPVRPASMNDLESLPQHFVVMDADVDAIKQFIVMKTA; translated from the coding sequence ATGAAATACATTTCGACTCGCGGGCAAGCGCCTGCGCAATCTTTCAGTGAAATCCTGCTGGGCGGGCTTGCGCCTGATGGCGGTTTGTATTTGCCGGAAACCTACCCGCATTTCAGCGCTGACGATTTGACGCAGATGCGCGGCATGAATTACCGCGAACTGGCGTTTGCGGTGCTGTCGCGCTTTGCGACGGACATTCCAGCGGCTGATTTGAAGGCGATTATTGACAAAACTTACACTGCTGAAGTGTATTGCAATGTGCGTGACGGCGAAAATGCGGCAGACATTACGCCATTGCACACGCTCGAACCGGATTTGCACCTGCTGTGCTTGTCAAATGGCCCGACGATTGCGTTTAAAGACATGGCGATGCAATTGCTCGGTAATTTGTTTGAATACGTGCTGGCAAAAGCGGGGCAGGGCATCAATATTCTGGGGGCGACTTCTGGCGATACCGGGTCGTCGGCGGAATATGCCATGCGCGGCAAACACGGGGTGAACGTGTTCATGCTGTCGCCGCATGGCAAGATGAGCCGTTTCCAGACCGCGCAAATGTTCAGCCTGCAAGATGAAAATATCTTCAATATCGCGGTGAATGGCGTGTTTGACGATTGTCAGGATATTGTGAAAGCCGTTTCCAATGATCATGCATTCAAGGCGGCGAATAAAATTGGCGCGGTTAATTCGATCAACTGGGGGCGAGTAGCGGCACAGATTGTGTACTACTTCAAAGGTTACTTTGCGGCGACGGATTCCAATGATCAGCAAGTGAGCTTTGCGGTGCCGTCGGGGAATTTCGGGAATGTGTGCGCGGGGCATGTGGCGCGGATGATGGGTTTGCCGATCAAGCATTTGATTGTGGCAACCAATGAAAACGATGTGCTGGATGAGTTTTTCCGCACAGGCGTGTACCGTCCGCGTGGGGCGGCGAACACCTACCACACCAGTAGCCCGTCGATGGATATTTCCAAAGCGTCGAATTTTGAGCGTTTCGTGTTCGATTTGGTCGGGCGTGATGGCGACAAAGTACGCGGTTTGTGGAACGAAGTGGATAACGGCGGCGCGTTTGATTTGAATGCGGATGGTGTGTTTGCACAAGTGCCTGCGTTTGGCTTCCAGTCGGGGGTAAGTTCGCATACGCACCGGATGCATACCATTCGCTATGCATTTGAAACGTATGGCGTAATGATCGACACGCATACCGCTGATGGTTTGAAAGTGGCGTTGGAGCAGCGTGAAGCCGGTGTTCCCATGTTGGTATTGGAAACAGCGTTGCCTGCGAAATTTGAAGAGTCGATTCAAGAAGCGTTGGGATGTGACCCTGTGCGTCCGGCGAGTATGAACGATTTGGAAAGCTTGCCGCAGCATTTTGTGGTGATGGACGCGGATGTTGACGCGATCAAGCAGTTTATTGTGATGAAAACGGCGTAA